In a genomic window of Quercus lobata isolate SW786 chromosome 4, ValleyOak3.0 Primary Assembly, whole genome shotgun sequence:
- the LOC115987521 gene encoding UPF0481 protein At3g47200-like has translation MEIQITPSEQRGGKEFLFPDMEIQITPSEQREGKEYSIKIPPPAQQVEPEKRHECCIYKVPLKLRRVNEDAYTPKLISIGPYHHKRKNLKKMEDLKRRYFRDACVRTKKSPEDLSGRIQKLDYQKILHCYADDSHMMKEEDFMTMILLDSIFIIELLWRTNENPPMSPPAMTTISQKCEWRMWGACVINFQKERKEDNPERKNHEKENPWRSYNIMQDLLLLENQVPFFVLEDLYEFAYSDLFMYPQNEDNSFRRHVHEYFFHFWKGSGFVFDSDYEKIFAGKKKEVKHFTDFLRYFLLPHNPTCGRSFERVPCATKLSEAGVEFKVSKSENGRLLDIQFRKSGFLKIFPFLNFSWLLSCFPCLKCLEIMQTVLELKSFIIRDATEPVVRNLMALEQCHYPREAYVCNYIVLLDHLINTREDVDLLVEKNIIVNWLGNNKAVAVLINRLCLQITEGNHSCYFDLSEKINDHYTSRWSKLMASLTNLYFKDFWRGTATVVGIMVLLFAVWNFVKPFVFHT, from the coding sequence ATGGAAATTCAAATTACGCCGTCAGAACAACGTGGAGGCAAAGAGTTTCTATTCCCGGACATGGAAATTCAAATTACGCCGTCAGAACAACGTGAAGGCAAAGAGTATAGTATAAAAATTCCACCACCAGCCCAGCAAGTGGAACCTGAGAAGCGGCACGAGTGTTGTATCTACAAGGTTCCCCTGAAACTCCGCAGAGTAAATGAAGATGCCTACACTCCAAAGCTAATTTCAATAGGCCCTTATcatcacaaaagaaaaaatttgaagaaaatggaaGACTTAAAAAGAAGATATTTCCGGGATGCCTGTGTTCGGACGAAGAAGAGCCCGGAGGATCTTTCAGGACGCATCCAAAAACTCGACTACCAGAAGATCCTTCATTGTTATGCAGATGATAGTCACATGATGAAGGAGGAAGATTTCATGACAATGATTCTTTTGGATTCTATTTTTATCATTGAACTGTTGTGGAGGACTAATGAAAACCCGCCAATGAGCCCACCAGCAATGACTACCATTTCCCAAAAGTGTGAGTGGAGGATGTGGGGTGCATGTGTaataaatttccaaaaagaaagaaaagaagacaatCCAGAAAGGAAAAACCATGAAAAGGAAAACCCATGGCGAAGCTATAACATAATGCAGGACTTGCTATTACTAGAAAATCAGGTTCCATTTTTTGTTCTGGAGGATTTATACGAGTTTGCCTACAGTGACCTTTTTATGTACCCACAAAATGAAGATAATTCCTTTCGTAGGCATGTCCATGAATACTTTTTCCATTTCTGGAAAGGATCCGGTTTTGTTTTCGATTCTGATTACGAGAAGATATTCGCtggaaagaagaaggaagtcAAACATTTTACTGATTTCCTAAGATATTTTCTCCTTCCACATAATCCAACATGTGGACGTAGTTTTGAACGTGTACCTTGTGCAACCAAGCTGTCTGAGGCAGGAGTGGAATTCAAAGTCAGCAAATCCGAGAATGGACGCTTACTTGACATTCAATTTCGAAAGAGTGgcttcttgaaaatttttccatttttaaacttttcatGGCTCTTGAGTTGCTTTCCTTGCCTCAAATGCTTGGAGATCATGCAAACTGTCTTGGAACTCAAATCCTTTATAATAAGGGATGCAACTGAACCTGTTGTTCGAAACCTCATGGCCTTAGAGCAGTGTCATTATCCACGGGAAGCTTACGTATGTAATTATATTGTATTGTTGGATCATCTTATCAACACTAGAGAAGATGTGGATCTACTTGTTGAGAAAAACATTATCGTTAACTGGCTAGGCAACAATAAGGCAGTGGCAGTTCTGATCAACCGCCTTTGCCTACAAATTACAGAAGGTAATCATTCCTGTTACTTTGACCTCAGTGAAAAGATTAATGATCACTATACCAGCCGTTGGAGCAAACTCATGGCATCATTAACAAATCTATATTTCAAAGATTTTTGGAGAGGAACAGCAACTGTTGTTGGAATCATGGTCCTGCTTTTCGCTGTCTGGAATTTCGTTAAGCCTTTTGTCTTTCACACTTGA
- the LOC115987716 gene encoding UPF0481 protein At3g47200-like isoform X1, whose product MNLEIDEVSKMVLTSAAVDIPIVTQDNLICEELIIDVPLVMEPVQWRECCIYKVPKKLRQVKKEAYTPKLISIGPFHHGEKDLRGEKELRDEENENVPRDMEMLKVRYFMDFCYRTRKCQKEIARIIEENEVKIRHCYAEISKLNSEDFVKMVLVDSTFIIELFLRSQENEKRNEKRSQENEKRIQENEPLLKNDAKKEENEKRSQENEKRIQENEPLLKNDAKKEDEKDEEDYILSKPWLAEGIKQDLMLLENQLPFFILKELYDQISYSEKNNEISFLDLACGYFSSSKSKIPAGKEVNHFTDLVRYSYCPSTQYKKGSTITHLYSATKLYGAGVMFRNDEVDIQFKKLQLLEIFPCFNISWFLNCLPCLKCFPCLERMQTLLKVPTLIVDDATEICFRNLMALEQCHYPSESYICNYIVLLDYLINTRDDVELFVENKIIINGLGSNEAVATMVNNLGLEIVENRSHYGEMAKKLNVHYENCYNHNMGTLTSTYFPNLWRGTLTVVGLVVFGFSIWSTIKPFVTHQID is encoded by the coding sequence ATGAACTTGGAGATTGATGAAGTTTCCAAGATGGTGCTTACTAGTGCTGCTGTTGACATTCCCATAGTCACTCAAGATAATCTTATATGCGAAGAGCTGATCATTGACGTTCCACTAGTCATGGAGCCAGTCCAGTGGCGTGAGTGTTGCATCTACAAGGTCCCCAAGAAACTTCGCCAGGTAAAAAAAGAGGCCTATACTCCAAAGCTAATCTCAATAGGCCCTTTTCACCATGGTGAAAAAGATTTGAGGGGTGAAAAAGAATTAAGGGACGAGGAAAATGAAAACGTACCGAGGGATATGGAAATGCTGAAAGTGAGATACTTCATGGATTTCTGTTATAGGACTAGAAAATGCCAAAAGGAAATAGCTAGGAtcattgaagaaaatgaagtaaAGATTCGCCATTGTTATGCAGAGATCTCTAAACTAAACAGCGAAGACTTCGTGAAAATGGTTCTAGTGGATTCAACCTTTATCATTGAGCTCTTCTTGAGGAGTCAAGAAAATGAGAAGAGGAATGAGAAGAGGAGTCAAGAAAATGAGAAGAGGATTCAAGAAAATGAGCCCCTCTTGAAGAATGATgcgaagaaagaagaaaatgagaagaGGAGTCAAGAAAATGAGAAGAGGATTCAAGAAAATGAGCCCCTCTTGAAGAATGATGCgaagaaagaagatgaaaaggATGAAGAGGATTATATATTAAGTAAACCATGGCTAGCGGAGGGCATCAAGCAAGATTTGATGTTACTTGAGAACCAActtccattttttattcttaaggAGTTATATGATCAAATTTCCTATTCTGagaaaaacaatgaaatttcCTTTCTTGATCTTGCTTGTgggtatttttcttcttctaagtcAAAAATACCAGCTGGGAAGGAAGTAAACCATTTTACTGATTTGGTCAGATATTCCTACTGTCCATCTACTCAATACAAGAAGGGAAGCACTATTACTCATCTATATAGTGCAACAAAGCTGTACGGGGCAGGAGTAATGTTCAGAAATGATGAAGTTGACATTCAATTTAAGAAGTTGCAGCTCTTGGAAATATTTCCTTGCTTCAATATCTCATGGTTCTTAAATTGCTTACCGTGCTTAAAATGCTTTCCATGCTTGGAACGTATGCAAACTTTGTTGAAGGTCCCAACGTTGATTGTAGATGATGCAACTGAGATCTGTTTCCGAAACCTCATGGCACTGGAGCAATGCCATTATCCATCTGAATCTTATATATGCAACTATATTGTGCTATTGGATTATCTCATCAACACTAGAGATGATGTGGAGTTGTTCGTTGAAAATAAGATTATAATTAATGGGTTAGGCAGCAATGAAGCAGTTGCTACTATGGTAAACAACCTAGGCCTTGAAATTGTGGAAAATCGTTCCCATTACGGAGAAATGGCTAAAAAGCTTAATGTGCACTATGAGAATTGTTACAACCATAATATGGGAACTTTGACAAGTACCTATTTCCCCAATCTTTGGAGAGGCACTCTAACTGTTGTTGGTCTTGTAGTCTTTGGATTTTCTATCTGGAGTACGATTAAACCTTTTGTAACTCATCAAATAGATTAA
- the LOC115987716 gene encoding UPF0481 protein At3g47200-like isoform X2, translating to MNLEIDEVSKMVLTSAAVDIPIVTQDNLICEELIIDVPLVMEPVQWRECCIYKVPKKLRQVKKEAYTPKLISIGPFHHGEKDLRGEKELRDEENENVPRDMEMLKVRYFMDFCYRTRKCQKEIARIIEENEVKIRHCYAEISKLNSEDFVKMVLVDSTFIIELFLRSQENEKRSQENEKRIQENEPLLKNDAKKEDEKDEEDYILSKPWLAEGIKQDLMLLENQLPFFILKELYDQISYSEKNNEISFLDLACGYFSSSKSKIPAGKEVNHFTDLVRYSYCPSTQYKKGSTITHLYSATKLYGAGVMFRNDEVDIQFKKLQLLEIFPCFNISWFLNCLPCLKCFPCLERMQTLLKVPTLIVDDATEICFRNLMALEQCHYPSESYICNYIVLLDYLINTRDDVELFVENKIIINGLGSNEAVATMVNNLGLEIVENRSHYGEMAKKLNVHYENCYNHNMGTLTSTYFPNLWRGTLTVVGLVVFGFSIWSTIKPFVTHQID from the exons ATGAACTTGGAGATTGATGAAGTTTCCAAGATGGTGCTTACTAGTGCTGCTGTTGACATTCCCATAGTCACTCAAGATAATCTTATATGCGAAGAGCTGATCATTGACGTTCCACTAGTCATGGAGCCAGTCCAGTGGCGTGAGTGTTGCATCTACAAGGTCCCCAAGAAACTTCGCCAGGTAAAAAAAGAGGCCTATACTCCAAAGCTAATCTCAATAGGCCCTTTTCACCATGGTGAAAAAGATTTGAGGGGTGAAAAAGAATTAAGGGACGAGGAAAATGAAAACGTACCGAGGGATATGGAAATGCTGAAAGTGAGATACTTCATGGATTTCTGTTATAGGACTAGAAAATGCCAAAAGGAAATAGCTAGGAtcattgaagaaaatgaagtaaAGATTCGCCATTGTTATGCAGAGATCTCTAAACTAAACAGCGAAGACTTCGTGAAAATGGTTCTAGTGGATTCAACCTTTATCATTGAGCTCTTCTTGAGGAGTCAAGAAA atgagaagaGGAGTCAAGAAAATGAGAAGAGGATTCAAGAAAATGAGCCCCTCTTGAAGAATGATGCgaagaaagaagatgaaaaggATGAAGAGGATTATATATTAAGTAAACCATGGCTAGCGGAGGGCATCAAGCAAGATTTGATGTTACTTGAGAACCAActtccattttttattcttaaggAGTTATATGATCAAATTTCCTATTCTGagaaaaacaatgaaatttcCTTTCTTGATCTTGCTTGTgggtatttttcttcttctaagtcAAAAATACCAGCTGGGAAGGAAGTAAACCATTTTACTGATTTGGTCAGATATTCCTACTGTCCATCTACTCAATACAAGAAGGGAAGCACTATTACTCATCTATATAGTGCAACAAAGCTGTACGGGGCAGGAGTAATGTTCAGAAATGATGAAGTTGACATTCAATTTAAGAAGTTGCAGCTCTTGGAAATATTTCCTTGCTTCAATATCTCATGGTTCTTAAATTGCTTACCGTGCTTAAAATGCTTTCCATGCTTGGAACGTATGCAAACTTTGTTGAAGGTCCCAACGTTGATTGTAGATGATGCAACTGAGATCTGTTTCCGAAACCTCATGGCACTGGAGCAATGCCATTATCCATCTGAATCTTATATATGCAACTATATTGTGCTATTGGATTATCTCATCAACACTAGAGATGATGTGGAGTTGTTCGTTGAAAATAAGATTATAATTAATGGGTTAGGCAGCAATGAAGCAGTTGCTACTATGGTAAACAACCTAGGCCTTGAAATTGTGGAAAATCGTTCCCATTACGGAGAAATGGCTAAAAAGCTTAATGTGCACTATGAGAATTGTTACAACCATAATATGGGAACTTTGACAAGTACCTATTTCCCCAATCTTTGGAGAGGCACTCTAACTGTTGTTGGTCTTGTAGTCTTTGGATTTTCTATCTGGAGTACGATTAAACCTTTTGTAACTCATCAAATAGATTAA